A window of Polaribacter litorisediminis contains these coding sequences:
- a CDS encoding DUF5723 family protein has protein sequence MKQVYFLLAIFWFLSFNAQNKQVLYNFAELPQTLLLNPGSETNYNIHFGVPLLSGFSLEIGSSGFVLSDIFADDGIDINDKISNVLKELTTQDFGKLNLQIELLSAGFRVDYRTYLSFGLYTELDAFGYYPKDVFTLLNEGNSAYLNRNFNFSQISYKMDIMEVLHFGVSHKFTNKLTLGARFKLYSSNMHASSNNNTGSFVTVAGVHNNYKHIFSDVDLKSNTSGIDRDSDSVESFANNLQSKFFQGNLGVGFDVGLTYHINDNLQFSGSILDIGFINHTKNIINVTAKGNFTTEGIDFQFNGNGGINYIDNLEAQFKRELVTAVNDNSYQSYTPIKMNAALKYSFGDKTTRRINTFFDKDFYTEAMGIQLYTVFRPLRPQLALTAFYEKAFSNKVNAKITYTLDKINQANMGAGISIRYRRINFHGMIDNLLAYRNLSSANNISLQVGINAILN, from the coding sequence ATGAAACAAGTTTATTTCCTACTCGCTATATTTTGGTTTCTATCTTTTAACGCTCAAAATAAACAAGTGTTGTATAATTTTGCAGAGTTGCCGCAAACCCTACTACTCAATCCAGGCTCCGAAACAAATTATAACATTCATTTTGGGGTACCACTATTATCAGGGTTTTCTTTAGAAATTGGATCTTCAGGATTTGTGTTGTCAGATATTTTTGCTGATGATGGCATTGATATAAATGATAAAATAAGCAATGTTTTAAAGGAATTAACAACCCAAGATTTTGGAAAACTGAATCTGCAAATAGAGCTCTTAAGTGCAGGTTTTAGAGTAGATTATAGAACTTATTTAAGTTTTGGATTGTATACAGAATTAGATGCGTTTGGTTATTATCCTAAAGATGTTTTTACGTTATTAAATGAAGGTAATTCAGCGTATCTGAATAGGAATTTTAATTTTTCACAGATTTCATACAAAATGGATATTATGGAAGTGCTTCATTTTGGCGTTTCTCATAAATTTACGAATAAGTTAACACTCGGAGCTAGGTTCAAGCTTTATTCTTCTAACATGCATGCGAGTTCCAATAATAATACAGGAAGTTTCGTCACTGTAGCGGGTGTTCATAATAATTATAAACATATTTTTAGCGATGTTGATCTTAAATCTAATACTTCTGGAATTGATAGAGATTCTGATTCCGTAGAAAGTTTTGCAAATAATCTCCAAAGTAAGTTTTTTCAGGGTAATTTAGGGGTCGGTTTTGATGTCGGGCTCACATATCATATAAATGATAATCTGCAGTTTTCTGGCAGTATCTTAGACATTGGTTTTATCAATCATACTAAAAATATAATAAATGTTACCGCAAAAGGAAATTTTACGACTGAAGGTATCGATTTTCAGTTTAATGGAAATGGTGGTATCAATTATATTGATAATTTGGAAGCGCAATTTAAAAGAGAATTGGTAACTGCGGTAAACGATAACTCTTATCAATCTTATACACCTATAAAAATGAATGCTGCTTTAAAATACAGTTTTGGTGACAAAACGACGAGACGAATTAATACATTTTTTGACAAAGATTTTTATACCGAGGCAATGGGTATTCAATTATATACCGTATTTAGACCCTTAAGGCCGCAATTAGCGCTTACAGCGTTTTATGAAAAAGCATTTTCTAATAAAGTAAACGCAAAAATAACGTATACACTTGATAAGATAAATCAAGCTAATATGGGTGCAGGTATTTCCATAAGATATAGACGTATCAATTTCCATGGTATGATAGATAATCTTTTAGCATATAGAAATCTGTCTTCAGCAAATAACATATCTTTACAAGTAGGTATTAATGCAATTCTAAACTAA
- a CDS encoding lipopolysaccharide biosynthesis protein, translating to MQLFSFLKKEFVKNVFTLITGSALSQVVIYASILILTRLFSPEFFGIYMLFSSATLVLKPIATLQYEFAIVLPKKDADAINLLIFSVFVLCFYCFLLLVIIFYFKEVIYNFFHIKELSNFIYLLPISVFLFGGVSILEYWNNRKNKFKNISKGLFVKSSIMSSSQIAIGFSSFNSLGLIPGMLLGNLAQVIFLIKTSFQSIAALASEISLKKMLILAKKYKDIPVFNTLINVTNNLSNELPILLITKYFGLANSGIYGLAIKFTRAPVGIIQNSVGQVFFNKASKIYNDDGNLHTLVVQTAKHLLGIGILIFIPLVVISFYLDMLFGENWTNVGFYARILIPWLFFAFLSNPISSLIMILNKQKTMVVYDAFLLIFRFLALFIGYYFYKNIVISLLLFSGVGMLFNILIFIYLFKTSKENKIAYR from the coding sequence ATGCAACTATTTTCTTTTTTAAAAAAAGAGTTTGTTAAAAATGTATTCACATTAATTACAGGTTCTGCTTTAAGCCAAGTAGTTATTTATGCTTCTATTTTAATACTTACACGATTATTTTCTCCAGAATTTTTTGGCATTTATATGCTGTTTTCTTCAGCTACTTTAGTACTTAAACCAATAGCAACTTTGCAATATGAATTTGCAATTGTTTTACCAAAAAAAGATGCTGATGCCATTAACTTACTCATTTTTTCGGTTTTCGTTTTGTGCTTTTATTGTTTTCTGTTGTTGGTAATTATCTTCTATTTTAAAGAAGTTATCTATAATTTCTTTCATATCAAAGAGCTCTCTAATTTTATATATTTATTACCTATAAGCGTCTTTCTATTCGGAGGAGTTTCAATTTTAGAGTATTGGAATAATAGAAAAAACAAGTTTAAAAATATTAGCAAAGGCTTATTTGTTAAATCGTCTATCATGAGCTCGTCTCAAATTGCCATTGGCTTTAGTTCTTTCAATTCTTTAGGGTTAATTCCTGGTATGCTTTTAGGAAACTTAGCGCAGGTAATCTTTTTAATAAAAACTTCTTTTCAATCTATAGCTGCTTTGGCATCAGAAATCTCTCTTAAAAAAATGCTCATTTTAGCCAAAAAATATAAAGATATTCCTGTTTTTAATACCCTTATTAATGTAACAAATAACCTTTCTAATGAATTACCCATCCTTTTAATTACTAAATATTTTGGCTTGGCCAATTCCGGAATTTACGGTCTTGCTATAAAATTTACAAGAGCTCCTGTTGGCATTATTCAGAATTCTGTAGGACAAGTATTTTTTAATAAGGCTAGTAAAATTTATAACGATGATGGCAACTTACATACTTTAGTGGTACAAACTGCAAAACATTTACTAGGAATTGGTATCCTTATTTTTATTCCATTAGTTGTAATTTCTTTTTATTTAGACATGCTATTTGGTGAAAATTGGACAAATGTTGGTTTTTATGCAAGAATTTTAATTCCTTGGTTGTTTTTTGCTTTTTTAAGCAACCCGATTAGCTCTTTAATTATGATTTTAAATAAACAAAAAACCATGGTTGTCTATGATGCGTTTTTATTAATTTTTAGATTTCTTGCACTATTTATTGGGTACTATTTTTATAAAAATATCGTAATTTCATTACTGCTTTTTTCTGGAGTTGGCATGTTATTTAATATCCTTATTTTTATCTATCTTTTTAAAACATCTAAAGAAAATAAAATTGCATATCGCTAA
- a CDS encoding YjjG family noncanonical pyrimidine nucleotidase yields MTEIKHVFFDLDHTLWDFEKNSDLTFNKIFLKHEIKTDLGDFLKVYKPLNIQFWKLYREEKITKTELRYQRLKTAFDAVNYSIEDDLIDVLAIDYIECLPDYNHLFEGAFEILEYLKDKYELHIITNGFEEIQTKKMQSSKILDYFCTIVTSESVGVKKPNPKVFNFALEKANAENTSSIMIGDSIEADIEGALSVGMKALHANFEKEKVKNVNFNSITSLSEIKHYL; encoded by the coding sequence ATGACAGAGATAAAACATGTATTTTTTGACTTAGATCATACTTTGTGGGATTTTGAAAAAAATTCTGATTTAACCTTTAATAAAATATTTTTAAAACATGAAATTAAAACTGATTTAGGAGACTTTTTAAAAGTTTACAAACCTTTAAATATCCAGTTTTGGAAGTTATACCGGGAAGAAAAAATAACTAAAACCGAGTTGAGATATCAAAGGTTAAAAACTGCTTTTGATGCTGTAAATTATAGTATTGAAGATGATCTAATAGATGTTTTGGCGATTGATTATATTGAATGTTTACCAGATTATAATCATTTATTTGAAGGTGCTTTTGAAATATTAGAGTATTTAAAAGATAAATATGAGTTGCATATTATTACCAATGGTTTTGAAGAAATTCAAACAAAGAAGATGCAATCTTCAAAAATTTTAGACTATTTTTGCACCATTGTTACTTCTGAATCAGTAGGCGTTAAAAAGCCCAATCCAAAAGTTTTCAATTTTGCTCTTGAAAAAGCCAATGCAGAAAATACGAGCTCCATAATGATTGGAGATAGTATTGAAGCAGATATTGAAGGTGCTTTAAGCGTTGGAATGAAAGCACTTCATGCAAATTTTGAAAAAGAAAAAGTAAAAAATGTTAATTTTAATTCAATAACATCTCTTTCAGAAATAAAGCACTATCTATAA